Proteins encoded in a region of the Streptococcus sanguinis genome:
- a CDS encoding PTS mannose/fructose/sorbose transporter subunit IIC gives MSIISMVLVVFVAFLAGLEGILDQFQFHQPLVACTLIGLVTGNLAAGVMLGGSLQLIALGWANIGAAVAPDAALASVAAAIIMVLGGDFSSKGIAVAQGVAIPLAVAGLFLTMIVRTLSVGLVHGADAAAKKGDIKGVERAHFIALFMQGARIAIPAALLLMIPAESVKSALEAMPAWLSEGMQIGGGMVVAVGYAMVINMMATREVWPFFAIGFALAAVSELTLIALGAIGVAIALIYLALSKKGGNGGGGATASSNDPIGDILEDY, from the coding sequence ATGTCTATTATTTCTATGGTTTTAGTAGTCTTTGTTGCCTTCTTAGCTGGCCTAGAAGGTATCTTGGACCAATTCCAATTCCACCAACCGCTGGTTGCTTGTACCTTGATTGGACTGGTAACTGGTAATTTGGCTGCCGGTGTTATGCTGGGTGGCTCTCTCCAGCTGATCGCTCTTGGCTGGGCTAACATCGGAGCTGCTGTAGCACCTGATGCTGCCCTCGCTTCTGTTGCCGCTGCCATCATCATGGTACTGGGTGGAGACTTCTCAAGCAAAGGAATCGCTGTAGCACAAGGTGTTGCTATTCCACTTGCTGTTGCTGGTCTCTTCTTGACTATGATTGTCCGTACTTTGTCAGTCGGTTTGGTTCACGGTGCAGATGCTGCTGCGAAAAAAGGAGACATTAAAGGAGTTGAACGCGCTCACTTTATCGCTCTCTTCATGCAAGGAGCACGTATTGCTATCCCGGCAGCACTTCTTTTGATGATTCCAGCTGAGTCTGTTAAATCTGCTCTTGAAGCTATGCCAGCTTGGCTATCAGAAGGTATGCAAATCGGTGGTGGTATGGTCGTAGCCGTTGGTTATGCAATGGTTATCAACATGATGGCAACTCGTGAAGTATGGCCATTCTTCGCTATTGGTTTTGCTTTAGCTGCTGTCAGCGAACTCACTCTGATTGCCCTCGGTGCAATCGGTGTCGCTATTGCCCTCATCTACCTTGCCTTGTCTAAAAAAGGCGGAAATGGTGGCGGCGGAGCAACAGCTTCATCTAACGATCCAATCGGCGACATCCTAGAAGACTACTAA